A stretch of Coccidioides posadasii str. Silveira chromosome 2, complete sequence DNA encodes these proteins:
- a CDS encoding uncharacterized protein (EggNog:ENOG410PSKN~COG:S~BUSCO:7542at33183), with product MNMVESTTPVKMPQQTGSPLFPITPDRMNQQKMNISPTKSLDAMHSPTRSGRGASDVQAKVAFLNRLSSATTPERPVSHVSTTTAALQRAILGREEAESALQTALAQLSEANARERRVSERLESLVEELHSLKERQVHERTVFEKEVRKARKEAFRAGSALVKAQEELKFSRGEIKSLKEEVKLERDAKERAKQEAFERAYALAGLTEELETLKGKLRASETENNFESLEAQVEEIRGQTPAKNLAAPEAVLMSTSPGSRGIKRGQPDSTDNRSPSRKRSLNTRDRLSSKLGSPVKFSLDSTTSVGEDSMEVGLDEDDSCLIDKLNDDLQWEKRMRQKAEDMVHFLKMECQFKRCSCRLAENRGTRYVHDPSWDTLCQGTEKEPELKEARTKPQDIPALQGQPSPSIPTPPCEAHEEPEQQPDEPLVTFCSDTGTFQVIPSPNRNTDVNDGSMNASQTSFGPSSPSPTFAPQNIDIMGQTEEAQDLELASQSPDTEISIEIDQYRPSSNSPLETVPANRTGSHSLGPKLPFKTHPYQPSHLEYQTITTTRTIPLYAETQAARSEAAFCPIPATPINREEALAQIRARRDRTQGALKRSASANDANTKLGMMGNTITPMTGTKRIPRVENSGALEGHSMYLGSGIRGRRDISAPIASVRRNFR from the coding sequence ATGAATATGGTGGAATCGACCACTCCCGTTAAAATGCCCCAACAGACCGGTTCTCCCTTGTTCCCCATCACTCCAGATCGCATGAATCAGCAAAAGATGAACATCTCGCCAACAAAGTCATTGGACGCTATGCATTCCCCGACCAGGTCTGGACGCGGGGCCTCAGATGTCCAAGCAAAAGTCGCGTTTCTCAATCGACTGTCTAGTGCCACTACGCCCGAGAGACCTGTTTCTCACGTCTCGACAACCACTGCCGCACTACAGAGAGCAATCCTTGGTCGAGAAGAAGCTGAGTCTGCGTTGCAGACTGCCCTTGCGCAGCTTTCTGAGGCCAATGCGCGGGAGCGGAGGGTTAGTGAACGATTGGAGTCGTTGGTAGAGGAGCTTCACTCGCTCAAAGAGAGACAAGTACATGAACGAACTGTGTTCGAAAAGGAAGTTAGGAAGGCAAGAAAGGAAGCGTTTCGTGCTGGATCCGCGTTGGTTAAGGCGCAGGAGGAATTGAAGTTCTCTAGGGGGGAGATAAAAAGTTTGAAGGAAGAGGTAAAACTGGAGAGAGACGCAAAAGAAAGGGCGAAGCAGGAAGCGTTTGAGCGTGCGTATGCATTGGCAGGCTTGACCGAAGAACTCGAAACTTTGAAAGGAAAACTCCGAGCTTCGGAAACCGAGAATAACTTTGAAAGTCTGGAAGCACAGGTGGAGGAAATTCGGGGACAGACTCCCGCCAAAAATTTGGCCGCACCTGAGGCTGTTCTCATGTCCACGTCGCCAGGATCTAGAGGGATAAAAAGGGGCCAACCAGACTCTACTGACAATCGATCCCCCAGTCGCAAACGGAGCCTAAATACTCGGGATCGCCTAAGCTCCAAACTCGGATCTCCTGTCAAATTTTCACTTGATTCCACAACATCAGTGGGCGAAGACTCCATGGAAGTTGGgcttgatgaagatgattcttgtcttattgatAAACTTAACGACGATCTCCAGTGGGAGAAGCGGATGCGACAGAAAGCGGAGGACATGGTACATTTTCTAAAGATGGAATGCCAATTCAAGCGCTGCTCCTGCAGGCTTGCAGAGAACCGAGGAACCCGATATGTACATGATCCATCTTGGGATACACTTTGCCAGGGAACAGAGAAGGAGCCTGAGCTAAAAGAAGCTCGCACAAAGCCTCAGGACATTCCAGCTTTACAGGGACAACCATCCCCTTCCATTCCCACACCCCCATGTGAAGCCCATGAAGAGCCTGAGCAACAACCAGATGAACCCTTGGTTACGTTTTGTTCGGATACTGGTACCTTTCAAGTCATTCCGTCACCCAACCGGAATACCGATGTGAATGATGGCTCAATGAATGCGAGCCAAACCTCCTTTGGACCGTCTTCCCCTTCCCCTACATTTGCACCCCAGAATATAGATATTATGGGTCAAACAGAGGAAGCCCAGGATCTTGAGCTGGCTTCTCAATCCCCTGACACAGAAATATCGATCGAAATAGATCAGTACAGACCCTCCTCCAATTCTCCTCTTGAAACCGTCCCTGCGAACCGCACCGGCAGCCACTCCCTTGGCCCCAAACTTCCATTCAAAACTCACCCATATCAACCCAGCCACCTTGAATACCAAACCAtcacaacaaccaggactATCCCCCTCTACGCAGAGACGCAAGCAGCCCGCAGCGAAGCAGCATTTTGCCCTATCCCCGCTACTCCCATCAACCGAGAAGAAGCGCTAGCGCAAATACGTGCCCGGCGCGACCGCACGCAAGGTGCACTCAAAAGATCTGCCAGCGCCAACGACGCTAATACAAAATTAGGGATGATGGGCAATACGATTACCCCAATGACGGGGACAAAAAGAATCCCAAGGGTGGAAAATTCTGGGGCTCTAGAGGGTCATTCGATGTATTTAGGCTCGGGGATCAGGGGAAGAAGAGATATTAGTGCGCCAATCGCGAGTGTCAGAAGAAACTTTAGGTGA